The nucleotide window tAGGGCAAGACAGGTATTTAAAGAGAGGCAGTTgggtgagcggggggggggggataggcaAGCAGTTAGGTAGGCAGGCCCAAATATAGAGCTAAACCATGCTGGCTCCCAGCGCAAAATACAGAGCACAGGCCCTTTGGCAAAGGTAGGTGTTTGCGagttacagagtgtgtgtgtgccggatgtgtgtgggaggcagtgtgtgtacagtgccaGTCTTCAGCAGGGTTCCTGATTGCTCCTTTGGCCAGAACAGTCGCTCACCACAGGATTGACCTTCAGACTCCAGTTCTGCCATTAGAACAGGagaacacggacacacacacatacacacactcctcttaACACTGCCACGGGCAGTCACATCCAACCTTTGCCTCGACATCAAACACCGTGAGGCTTTGCGGAGGGCTGAGTCACAGACTAGCACACAAAGACGCTGTGAGTTGAAGCCGTTGTTATTAAATGAAAAGGCATAATTACCATACAAATCAGTTGTCGTCACTCCACTTTATTGTAGCTGAGTCTCATTATTGAACGCCTCAGTCACAAGATGAAGTGCACGTCAACGGTGTTTCCTATGGAAAAGtcagcaatttaaaaaaagtagagaatataaaaaataatgaaACGCATAGGCTTGGTCTGTATTTtggagagggaaaaagaagGACACCTCTCTTTACTACTTCTTGACAAATATTCTCAGACGGGAAAACTATTATTTTCCTGCCCTTGCTCATGTGGGCTCACTCCTGATCCTCTAGCACCCCCTGGTGGACGAAGGTAGTAACTCAGTTCTTCTTCACCTTGGGAATGGGAGCTGGAATTTTGGACAGACACAGATGTCATTCAGTATTAGGAACAACAAAGATAACAAATATATTTATGCTCTGATCCTGTCTGATAACAGGACACATCGTCAGAGAGTTTGAAGATCTCACCGTTGGGGTTCTCCTGCCTGTAGAAAGTCTTCAGCATCTCCACCGCCTCCTCTGCTCTGtaccctgacacacactgaacagGAAATAAAGTGACACTGAGGTCCCATCCTGTTCCTGGTGTGACTTCTATACTGAAGATCTAGGTCCAACTCGACTACCATTGAGAGATTCTGACAGGCAAGATAGCCTGTTGTGCAAGACGGTGGGTGACTGGAATGGATGCGCTGCTACCAGTTGGAGGTTTTATTGGAGTGTAGGTAGTTCTGAGGGGGCGTGTACCTTGAAAGGCTTCCCTGTGTTTGGGAGGTCTGCTGAGGACACTTCCACAACTGAGCCACAGCCCCCAAACCTGCTGTTGCCACAGCCATACACCACCATGGGAATATCTGGGTAATGGTTAAAGACGTAACTGTGATGGCAATGGTCAGATGAACAGGGTTTCTGTGGGTGGGTAATCGGTCACATAAATGTCACTGTTTAGTGAAAATGGCCTATAGAGGCACTTTGACCATCAGGAACTAGACTCATTCACGTTTAGGCGATGATGTCACACAGGAAAAGGCGACAAGGATACGTGACAAGCGCAGGGCCGCAGCACACATGATGCAGGGTTCCACGGTAACGTACAGTACCGTCCGCTCGCACACTGTCTGGAAGTCAGTGTTTCTTTGGTTACACCATTCTAGAACCTGGTCCAGGGCCACCATCTCCGCGTGGCGAGTAGCCTAGAAACACAGAGAAGTGGATGAAAATACGACCACGCACATTACCGTAACAGGCTATAAATAATGTAATCGAATTAAGATACAATTAGACGTTACTGGTATGATATACCTTTGTGTTTCACACTGCAAGCCATTGCTAGTAGGCTACTCACAATGAAATCTCACTTACGTTTTTGGTTTTGTTCACATCATTTCTGCCTTTGCCAATGACCTCATTGTTGTAGACCAGGAGACACCCGACAGGAACCTCTCCGTTTTCCAGAGCCTCTTTTGCCTGTATGGAAGTTGGTAAGTTTCACAACACTGTAACCCAATGATGAAAATGTTGAGACTTCGGGCCTGCGAGCAACGTTATATTATTCTTACCATGTCAAAGGCACTGTCTATCCATCTTTCGATTTCCTCATCGCTTGGCTGAAACCCCACACTGGGAACGTTCACGCTCTCATTCTCAGTCTCCATGCTAAAGTAAGAACAACGTAAGCTATTGTCAATCGACTGAACAATAAAAACTAGCTATAAACTAGATATTTAATGAAATCGATGTGTTTGATCCCACGCCTGCAACTTGTCGAGACACTGCACAGTGGCGGAAGATAATATGTGTGGGACCCCTCTTCAGGCATTGCTGCGGATCACAGCTGCATCGATCTACTCATCGAAAAGTTGCGTCAGAGACCCCGATCTGACAGGTAGCTTGCTAGCTGTCAAAATAACATGCAAAAATACACATAGCCAGTTAGCGTTGCTAGTTTCGTTGTGTTTCATTTGGTTTGGAAACACGACATCGTCCCCACAATGTTTTCATCGACGTGGAATTTTATGAAACGCCACAAAAGGAAATTATTTTTCGCTGGTGCTTTGGTCGGAGGTAAGTTGGCTACTGCAGTTCTAGCTAAATGAAAAACGGTAGCTCCAGTCACCGGTCTTATGGCCCTTCTCAACGTTAACTTACTTGACCAGATCGCACACGAGACACTAGATCACTGACCATTAACTAGCTAAGTACAAAGCTAAATAAACTACCTCACACAGCTAGCTATAGGTAGCTAGCAAAGTTGATTTACTGCCGCATGGATTGCGACATGCTACGCAGCATTGACGGGTAAACTTCAGACTCCGGCGAGACAGAGCTGaactctccccctcacacaggtGTGTATTTCCTGGGTAAATATGCGCAGAAGAAGATCCGTGAGATTCAGGAACGAGAGGCTGCAGAGTACATCGCACAGGCCCGGCGGCAGTTCCACTTCGAGAGCAATCAACGGACCTGCAACATGACAGGTTAGATGTATTATTAATTAACATTCATTAAAAAAATTGGAAAAAAACTAACACCAGGTGTCATTTACAAGCGAGCTTTGAAACACCCACCACCATAataggaaccccccccccccccccccccaaaaaaaaaaactgagacgAAACATTCATCCATATGAATGGTCCTCGATTAACCATGCTAACGAGCCATTATATTATGAAGGCTAATCCACCCACATCATGGAGAGACTGTTAGCCAGGTTCAAAAGCTAGTTAGCAAGCACTAAGTTAAACAGCAACGTATTAGTTAACTAGATTGAACAGCACATCACGCTAGGTAGGACTGGTTCCAAGTGTGACTGGGCTCCTCTTCTTCAGTGTTGTCTATGCTGCCTACACTACGAGAAGCCATCATCCATCACCTAAATTCTGAGAGTCTCACCTCCCTTCTCAAGACCAAGTAGGAGGCCATCACAAGAGTGACATTTCAAGCCAAAGCTGTCTTTCAGTATTTTAATTGTGAAATTTATGTAATGCACCAATCACCATTTAACTACATAATCATAATCCTTTTGTACTCACAGGCCAACAAATAAGCTAGAAATTTGGGAGGACCTAAAGATAATCAGTAAGTCGGACTGTCTTTTTAACAGCAAAATAAGCCATGTGTATGGACACATCTCAGCCATCGATCCAGAACCatgacctcctcctcttctcctcccttcaatcctgctctactcctctctctctctcctgctcttctctctcctctctctcctgctcctgtcctctcttctgctcctttctctcctgcttctctcactcctgctcctctcctctttcctgctcctctctcctgctcctctctctactctctcttctgttcctctctttctcctgctcttctctctcctgctccactcctctctctcctgctcctctctctcctgctccactcctttctctcctgctcctctcctctctctcctgctccactctctcctgctcttctctctcacctgcttttctctctctcctgccttctctctctcctgctcctctctctcttgctgtcctcTCCAGGCTTCACGCGCAGTGTGGTGGCTCTCTACAGCACCTGCATGCTGGTGACGCTGCTGAGGATCCAGCTCAACATCATCGGAGGATACCTCTACCTGGACAACTCCATCAGCAGGAACGGAGTGGTGAGaggcctgtttgtttgtgtataagtgtgtgtgtgtgtatatagctgGCCAggaaagtatatatatatgtgtgtgtgtttatgtaaagCTTTCCCAAGTGTGTCTagctgaccgtgtgtgtgtgttgttactaCAGGCTCCCCTGGCCCCACCAGATGTGCAGCAACAGTACCTGTCCAGTATCCAGCACCTACTGGGGGACGGTAAGGGTGGAGGGCAAGGAGGAAGCGGTATGGGCAGGGGTgaataaaaaaagagagaatgaggaggagagcaTAAGACTGGAAGTGGACAGTGATAGGTTTTGGGAAGTGTTCTGTTGTACGGGGCCCCAGTGTTCCTAAGATTCTACTGTCCCGTCCCCCAGGCCTGTCTGAGCTGGTGACGGTGGTGAAGAGAGCGGTCCAGGACACACTAGGGGGGTGAGTCTGCCAgctggagggggttgggggggataCATCAGGGAAGCATGCAACACAGCACCATACTAGCAGGGCTAagaatgtgttgtgtgtgtccaggctgtcTCTGAAGCAGAGTCTGTccctgctggagctggagcagctACTGGGCCTCATCAGAGCCCAGGTGGAGGGGGACGGGGTGGAGAAGGGTGCCTCTTCCTCACACAGAAAGCCCCTCGCCTGGTACATGATGCCCGACGAGGAGAACACCCTGGCCGCGCAGGTAACGCACCCGCT belongs to Osmerus eperlanus chromosome 8, fOsmEpe2.1, whole genome shotgun sequence and includes:
- the adat2 gene encoding tRNA-specific adenosine deaminase 2, with protein sequence METENESVNVPSVGFQPSDEEIERWIDSAFDMAKEALENGEVPVGCLLVYNNEVIGKGRNDVNKTKNATRHAEMVALDQVLEWCNQRNTDFQTVCERTVLYVTVEPCIMCAAALRLSHIPMVVYGCGNSRFGGCGSVVEVSSADLPNTGKPFKCVSGYRAEEAVEMLKTFYRQENPNAPIPKVKKN
- the pex3 gene encoding peroxisomal biogenesis factor 3 is translated as MFSSTWNFMKRHKRKLFFAGALVGGVYFLGKYAQKKIREIQEREAAEYIAQARRQFHFESNQRTCNMTVLSMLPTLREAIIHHLNSESLTSLLKTKPTNKLEIWEDLKIISFTRSVVALYSTCMLVTLLRIQLNIIGGYLYLDNSISRNGVAPLAPPDVQQQYLSSIQHLLGDGLSELVTVVKRAVQDTLGGLSLKQSLSLLELEQLLGLIRAQVEGDGVEKGASSSHRKPLAWYMMPDEENTLAAQACGLTENDVMTIKLLNETRDMLDSPDFQTVLNTCLNRGFSRFLDNMAEFFRPPPADSNPGSMPDSLSQVSLPLAKIIPIVNGQIHSICSEIPSHFVQDLLMIEQVKDFAANVYETFSTPQDIQH